In Nocardioides conyzicola, one genomic interval encodes:
- a CDS encoding methylmalonyl-CoA mutase family protein codes for MTVEGGLDEPGELEPAQGSLHLAAPEDAWTVADWEREAAAVLRKGRRLGADDADDLVWAKLTRTTLDGIGVTPLGIPADLDDLETSGRPTRQGDWDVRAYVDGRDAELANEESLLDLDGGVTSLWLRVDPDTDLAVLLKGVLLDLAPVVLDGADPAAAAAYLTGRELHPETNLGVPAAAATAEIAAAARKLEIRGFVVDATRVHDRGASDAQELGWSMAAGAAYLRTLADAGLSVDEAASLVEFRYAVTDEQFPSIAKLRAARRLWSRVLEISQAEPREMRLHAVTSRPMMSKYDPWVNMLRTTVAAFAAGVGGADSVTVVPFDSPLGRPDALGRRIARNTSHLLIDESHVAHVADPAGGSYAVEKLTDDLARAAWDVFGRLDDGADLDVEIAAAVKRREAEIARRERPITGLTEFPHLDEVLPERTPTDEWDGVRRYGASFEALRDEPPASAVFLATLGTVAQHTARATFATNLLAAGGIRAATGEHDGQRVVCLAGTDAAYDEQGADTAARLRSNGAEWVIVAGKPRDWADDNCAMGVDALDFLTRTREKL; via the coding sequence ATGACTGTCGAGGGTGGGCTGGACGAGCCCGGTGAGCTGGAGCCTGCGCAGGGCTCGCTCCACCTGGCGGCCCCGGAGGACGCGTGGACGGTGGCCGACTGGGAGCGGGAGGCGGCCGCGGTGCTCCGCAAGGGGCGCCGGCTGGGCGCGGACGACGCCGACGACCTGGTCTGGGCCAAGCTGACGCGGACGACGCTCGACGGCATCGGGGTGACCCCGCTCGGCATCCCGGCAGACCTCGACGACCTCGAGACCAGCGGCCGGCCGACCCGGCAGGGTGACTGGGACGTCCGGGCGTACGTCGACGGGCGTGACGCCGAGCTGGCCAACGAGGAGTCCCTCCTCGACCTCGACGGCGGCGTGACCAGCCTGTGGCTGCGCGTGGACCCCGACACCGACCTCGCCGTCCTGCTCAAGGGCGTGCTGCTCGACCTGGCCCCCGTCGTGCTCGATGGCGCCGACCCGGCCGCCGCCGCGGCGTACCTCACCGGACGCGAGCTCCACCCCGAGACCAACCTCGGCGTCCCCGCGGCCGCCGCCACCGCCGAGATCGCGGCGGCGGCCCGCAAGCTCGAGATCCGCGGGTTCGTCGTCGACGCCACCCGGGTCCACGACCGCGGCGCCTCGGACGCCCAGGAGCTCGGCTGGTCGATGGCCGCCGGCGCGGCGTACCTCCGCACCCTGGCGGACGCCGGCCTCAGCGTCGACGAGGCCGCGAGCCTGGTCGAGTTCCGCTACGCCGTGACCGACGAGCAGTTCCCCTCGATCGCCAAGCTCCGCGCCGCCCGCCGCCTCTGGTCCCGCGTCCTCGAGATCAGCCAGGCGGAGCCTCGCGAGATGCGCCTCCACGCCGTCACCAGCCGCCCGATGATGAGCAAGTACGACCCGTGGGTCAACATGCTCCGCACGACGGTCGCGGCGTTCGCCGCCGGCGTCGGGGGAGCGGACAGCGTCACCGTGGTGCCCTTCGACAGCCCGCTCGGCCGGCCCGACGCCCTCGGCCGCCGGATCGCGCGCAACACCTCCCACCTGCTCATCGACGAGTCGCACGTCGCGCACGTGGCCGACCCGGCCGGTGGGTCGTACGCCGTCGAGAAGCTCACCGACGACCTGGCCCGCGCGGCGTGGGACGTCTTCGGCCGGCTCGACGACGGGGCCGACCTGGACGTCGAGATCGCCGCGGCGGTCAAGCGGCGCGAGGCCGAGATCGCCCGGCGGGAGCGCCCGATCACCGGCCTGACCGAGTTCCCCCACCTCGACGAGGTGCTGCCCGAGCGCACCCCCACCGACGAGTGGGACGGCGTCCGCCGCTACGGCGCCAGCTTCGAGGCGCTCCGCGACGAGCCGCCGGCGAGCGCGGTCTTCCTGGCCACGCTCGGCACCGTCGCTCAGCACACCGCCCGCGCGACCTTCGCCACCAACCTGCTGGCGGCCGGGGGCATCCGCGCCGCGACGGGGGAGCACGACGGCCAGCGGGTCGTCTGCCTCGCCGGCACCGACGCGGCGTACGACGAGCAGGGTGCCGACACCGCGGCCCGGCTGCGGAGCAACGGCGCCGAGTGGGTCATCGTGGCCGGCAAGCCTCGCGACTGGGCCGACGACAACTGCGCGATGGGCGTCGACGCCCTGGACTTCCTGACCCGGACGAGGGAGAAGCTGTGA
- a CDS encoding glycosyltransferase, translating to MRITLVTETFFPAVDGTTTTVKAVVDRLVDTGHEVQLIAPGPGLTTYGGCPVARIRPLDKPGGQVRDALDSFRPDLVHVTSPRTVGRKALKHASRLGVPAVVVEQSPVLDVTADYWRSRVAERAATLLVTSRWMVGRVGDLSEGPGDEPKLWAPGVDTAAFTPALRDTWLHDRWSRARSLARPLAVVGYVGSLRNRHDVRRLVDLAQVRGIRPVIVGDGPQRDWLRTRLPGAVFTGTLGTGDLTAVLPSFDLLVHPGTRETCCHALREAGAAGVPVVAPRSGGAPDVVRHLETGLLYDDGRRHGLRDAVDALAADRSRGLLGARARELSTRSWTDAVDELVDYHYRPLLAREARVG from the coding sequence ATGCGGATCACCCTCGTGACCGAGACGTTCTTCCCGGCAGTCGACGGCACCACCACGACGGTGAAGGCGGTCGTGGACCGGCTCGTCGACACCGGTCACGAGGTGCAGCTGATCGCTCCCGGACCCGGCCTGACGACCTACGGCGGCTGCCCGGTGGCCCGGATCCGGCCGCTGGACAAGCCCGGTGGACAGGTGCGGGACGCCCTCGACTCCTTCCGCCCCGACCTCGTGCACGTGACGTCGCCGCGGACCGTCGGCCGCAAGGCGCTCAAGCACGCCTCCCGCCTCGGGGTGCCGGCCGTCGTGGTCGAGCAGTCGCCGGTGCTCGACGTGACCGCCGACTACTGGCGCTCCCGGGTCGCCGAGCGCGCCGCGACGCTCCTGGTCACCTCCCGGTGGATGGTCGGCCGGGTCGGCGACCTGAGCGAGGGGCCCGGCGACGAGCCGAAGCTGTGGGCACCGGGCGTCGACACCGCCGCCTTCACGCCCGCGCTGCGCGACACCTGGCTGCACGACCGCTGGTCCCGCGCCCGCTCGCTCGCCAGGCCCCTGGCCGTGGTCGGGTACGTCGGCAGCCTGCGCAACCGGCACGACGTGCGCCGGCTCGTGGACCTGGCCCAGGTCCGCGGGATCCGTCCGGTGATCGTCGGCGACGGGCCGCAGCGCGACTGGCTGCGGACCCGGCTGCCCGGCGCGGTCTTCACCGGCACCCTCGGCACCGGCGACCTGACCGCCGTGCTGCCCTCCTTCGACCTGCTCGTGCACCCCGGCACCCGCGAGACCTGCTGCCACGCGCTGCGCGAGGCGGGCGCCGCCGGCGTACCGGTCGTCGCTCCGCGCTCGGGCGGTGCGCCCGACGTCGTACGCCACCTCGAGACGGGCCTGCTCTACGACGACGGGCGCCGGCACGGGCTCCGCGACGCCGTCGACGCGCTCGCCGCGGACCGCAGCCGTGGCCTGCTCGGTGCGCGGGCGCGCGAGCTCTCGACCCGGTCGTGGACCGACGCCGTCGACGAGCTGGTCGACTACCACTACCGGCCGTTGCTCGCGCGCGAAGCCAGGGTCGGCTAA
- a CDS encoding fumarate reductase/succinate dehydrogenase flavoprotein subunit: MTESTRHPMTGNEMSGASEGGMERHTYDVVVVGAGGAGLRAAIAAHEAGARTAVVCKSLLGKAHTVMAEGGIAAAMGNRWPEDNWEVHFRDTMRGGKMLNNWRMAQLHAQEAPERVQELEDWGALFDRTDDGLISQRDFGGHKYARLAHVGDRTGLEMIRTLQQRTVQLGIDVFMECTVTDLLKDDGKIAGAIGYWRESGRFITFDAPTVILATGGIGKSFKVTSNSWEYTGDGHALAMRAGAALINMEFVQFHPTGMVWPPSVKGLLVTESVRGDGGVLKNSEGKRFMFDYIPEFFKSETADTIEEADRWYDDKKNNRRPPELLPRDEVARAINSEIKAGRGTPHGGIYLDIASRRTPEFIRKRLPSMYHQFKELADVDITAEPMEIGPTCHYVMGGVEVDADTQESAVTGLYAVGECSGGMHGSNRLGGNSLGDLLVFGKRAGEAASAYAASLGDARPVVDEADVKAAQASALAPFEVEGGENPYTIQHDLQQSMNDLVGIIRTGSELEESLREIEVFKERAKTMVVEGHRQYNPGWHLAIDLRNMLIVSEAIAKAALAREESRGGHTRDDFPTTDAEVWGKKNLVVTLNTDGTGVDLHEKPLPVMPDELKKYFD, from the coding sequence ATGACCGAGTCCACCCGACACCCGATGACGGGGAACGAGATGTCAGGGGCCAGCGAGGGCGGCATGGAGCGGCACACGTACGACGTCGTCGTGGTCGGCGCCGGCGGTGCGGGCCTGCGGGCCGCGATCGCCGCGCACGAGGCCGGCGCCCGCACGGCCGTGGTCTGCAAGTCCCTGCTCGGCAAGGCGCACACGGTGATGGCCGAGGGCGGCATCGCCGCGGCCATGGGCAACCGCTGGCCCGAGGACAACTGGGAGGTGCACTTCCGCGACACCATGCGTGGCGGGAAGATGCTCAACAACTGGCGGATGGCCCAGCTCCACGCCCAGGAGGCGCCCGAGCGGGTGCAGGAGCTCGAGGACTGGGGCGCGCTCTTCGACCGCACCGACGACGGGCTGATCTCGCAGCGCGACTTCGGCGGCCACAAGTACGCCCGCCTCGCCCACGTCGGCGACCGCACCGGCCTCGAGATGATCCGCACGCTGCAGCAGCGCACGGTGCAGCTCGGCATCGACGTCTTCATGGAGTGCACCGTCACCGACCTGTTGAAGGACGACGGCAAGATCGCCGGCGCCATCGGCTACTGGCGCGAGTCCGGCCGCTTCATCACCTTCGACGCCCCGACCGTGATCCTCGCGACCGGCGGCATCGGCAAGTCGTTCAAGGTCACCTCGAACTCGTGGGAGTACACGGGCGACGGCCACGCGCTCGCGATGCGGGCCGGGGCCGCGCTCATCAACATGGAGTTCGTGCAGTTCCACCCGACCGGCATGGTCTGGCCGCCGTCGGTGAAGGGGCTGCTGGTCACGGAGTCGGTGCGCGGCGACGGCGGCGTCCTCAAGAACTCCGAGGGCAAGCGGTTCATGTTCGACTACATCCCGGAGTTCTTCAAGAGCGAGACGGCCGACACGATCGAGGAGGCCGACCGGTGGTACGACGACAAGAAGAACAACCGTCGTCCACCCGAGCTGCTGCCGCGTGACGAGGTCGCCCGGGCGATCAACTCCGAGATCAAGGCCGGCCGCGGGACGCCCCACGGCGGCATCTACCTGGACATCGCGTCGCGCCGTACGCCGGAGTTCATCCGCAAGCGGCTGCCGTCGATGTACCACCAGTTCAAGGAGCTGGCGGACGTCGACATCACGGCCGAGCCGATGGAGATCGGCCCGACCTGCCACTACGTGATGGGCGGCGTCGAGGTCGACGCGGACACGCAGGAGAGCGCGGTCACCGGCCTGTACGCCGTCGGCGAGTGCTCCGGCGGCATGCATGGCTCCAACCGGCTCGGCGGCAACTCGCTCGGCGACCTGCTGGTCTTCGGCAAGCGCGCCGGCGAGGCGGCCTCGGCGTACGCCGCCTCCCTGGGCGACGCCCGGCCCGTGGTCGACGAGGCGGACGTGAAGGCGGCGCAGGCGAGCGCGCTGGCGCCGTTCGAGGTCGAGGGCGGCGAGAACCCGTACACGATCCAGCACGACCTGCAGCAGTCGATGAACGACCTGGTCGGGATCATCCGCACCGGGTCCGAGCTGGAGGAGTCGCTGCGCGAGATCGAGGTCTTCAAGGAACGGGCGAAGACGATGGTCGTGGAGGGGCACCGGCAGTACAACCCCGGCTGGCACCTCGCGATCGACCTGCGCAACATGCTGATCGTCTCCGAGGCCATCGCCAAGGCCGCGCTCGCCCGTGAGGAGTCGCGCGGCGGTCACACCCGCGACGACTTCCCCACGACGGACGCCGAGGTGTGGGGCAAGAAGAACCTCGTCGTCACCCTCAACACCGACGGCACCGGCGTCGACCTGCACGAGAAGCCGCTCCCGGTCATGCCGGACGAGCTCAAGAAGTACTTCGACTGA
- a CDS encoding fumarate reductase/succinate dehydrogenase flavoprotein subunit has protein sequence MPDTTLTSDPSHDEPGDHGDDAAGYYTPGEPIADTKAPGGPIDERWQTRKFEARLVNPSNRRKLDVIIVGTGLAGGAAAATLGEAGYNVKSFCYQDSPRRAHSIAAQGGINAAKNYKEDGDSVHRLFYDTVKGGDYRSRESNVYRLAEVSTNIIDQCVAQGVPFAREYGGLLDNRSFGGVQVSRTFYARGQTGQQLLIGAYQAMERQVAAGTVEQFTRHEMLEVIVVDGKARGIIARDLVTGEIETHLADVVVLASGGYGNVFFLSTNAMGSNVTAAWRAHRKGAYMANPCYTQIHPTCIPVTGTHQSKLTLMSESLRNDGRIWVPKSKADCEKDPRDIPEEDRDYYLERIYPSFGNLVPRDIASRAAKNVCDEGRGVGPAVEGVRRGVYLDFASAIERLGRDGIEEKYDNLFDMYARITGENPYETPMRIYPAVHYVMGGLWVDYDLQSSIKGLFVTGEANFSDHGANRLGASALMQGLADGYFVLPHTIRDYLADGPFEKVAEDHPAVVEARKSVQDRVDHFLTTKGTRSVDSYHRELGNIMWEYCGMERSEDGLKKAIDLIRTLKDDFWRNVKVLGTAESLNQSLERAGRVADFIELGELMCIDALNRRESCGGHFRAESQTEDGEALRHDDQFAYVAAWEFAGDGEPPVLHKEDLVYTAIEMKQRSYK, from the coding sequence ATGCCGGACACCACCCTCACGTCCGACCCGTCCCACGACGAGCCCGGCGACCACGGCGACGACGCCGCGGGCTACTACACGCCGGGCGAGCCGATCGCGGACACCAAGGCGCCCGGCGGCCCCATCGACGAGCGCTGGCAGACGCGCAAGTTCGAGGCCCGCCTGGTCAACCCGTCCAACCGCCGCAAGCTCGACGTGATCATCGTCGGCACCGGCCTGGCCGGCGGCGCGGCCGCTGCCACGCTCGGCGAGGCCGGCTACAACGTGAAGTCCTTCTGCTACCAGGACTCCCCCCGCCGGGCCCACTCGATCGCGGCCCAGGGCGGCATCAACGCGGCCAAGAACTACAAGGAGGACGGCGACTCCGTCCACCGCCTCTTCTACGACACGGTCAAGGGCGGCGACTACCGCTCGCGCGAGTCCAACGTCTACCGCCTGGCCGAGGTCAGCACCAACATCATCGACCAGTGCGTCGCGCAGGGCGTCCCCTTCGCCCGTGAGTACGGCGGACTCCTCGACAACCGCTCGTTCGGCGGCGTCCAGGTGTCCCGCACGTTCTACGCCCGCGGCCAGACCGGTCAGCAGCTGCTGATCGGCGCCTACCAGGCCATGGAGCGTCAGGTCGCGGCCGGCACGGTCGAGCAGTTCACCCGCCACGAGATGCTCGAGGTGATCGTCGTCGACGGCAAGGCGCGCGGCATCATCGCCCGCGACCTCGTCACCGGCGAGATCGAGACCCACCTGGCCGACGTCGTCGTGCTCGCGAGCGGCGGCTACGGCAACGTCTTCTTCCTCTCCACCAACGCGATGGGCTCCAACGTCACGGCGGCGTGGCGCGCGCACCGCAAGGGCGCCTACATGGCCAACCCCTGCTACACGCAGATCCACCCCACCTGCATCCCGGTGACCGGCACCCACCAGTCCAAGCTCACCCTGATGTCCGAGTCGCTGCGCAACGACGGCCGGATCTGGGTGCCCAAGAGCAAGGCCGACTGCGAGAAGGACCCGCGCGACATCCCGGAGGAGGACCGCGACTACTACCTGGAGCGGATCTACCCGTCCTTCGGCAACCTGGTCCCCCGCGACATCGCCTCGCGTGCTGCCAAGAACGTCTGCGACGAGGGCCGCGGCGTCGGCCCGGCCGTCGAGGGCGTACGCCGCGGCGTCTACCTCGACTTCGCCTCGGCGATCGAGCGCCTCGGCCGCGACGGCATCGAGGAGAAGTACGACAACCTCTTCGACATGTACGCCCGGATCACCGGCGAGAACCCGTACGAGACCCCGATGCGGATCTACCCGGCCGTGCACTACGTCATGGGCGGCCTGTGGGTCGACTACGACCTGCAGTCCTCGATCAAGGGCCTGTTCGTCACCGGCGAGGCCAACTTCTCCGACCACGGTGCCAACCGCCTCGGCGCCTCGGCGCTGATGCAGGGCCTGGCCGACGGCTACTTCGTGCTCCCGCACACCATCCGCGACTACCTCGCGGACGGTCCGTTCGAGAAGGTCGCCGAGGACCACCCCGCCGTGGTCGAGGCCAGGAAGTCGGTCCAGGACCGGGTCGACCACTTCCTCACCACCAAGGGCACCCGCAGCGTCGACTCCTACCACCGCGAGCTCGGCAACATCATGTGGGAGTACTGCGGCATGGAGCGGTCCGAGGACGGCCTGAAGAAGGCGATCGACCTCATCCGCACCCTCAAGGACGACTTCTGGCGCAACGTGAAGGTGCTCGGCACGGCCGAGAGCCTCAACCAGTCGCTCGAGCGCGCCGGCCGCGTCGCCGACTTCATCGAGCTCGGCGAGCTGATGTGCATCGACGCCCTCAACCGCCGCGAGTCCTGCGGCGGCCACTTCCGGGCCGAGTCGCAGACCGAGGACGGCGAGGCCCTGCGCCACGACGACCAGTTCGCGTACGTCGCCGCCTGGGAGTTCGCCGGTGACGGCGAGCCGCCGGTGCTGCACAAGGAAGACCTCGTCTACACGGCCATCGAGATGAAGCAGCGGAGCTACAAGTGA
- a CDS encoding succinate dehydrogenase/fumarate reductase iron-sulfur subunit, with protein sequence MKVTLKIWRQPDAASKGAMHTYELDGVSEDMSFLEMLDVLNEELNGKGEDPVAFDSDCREGICGMCGLMINGEAHGPEVTTTCQLHMRSFKDGDEIVIEPWRADAFPVVKDLVVDRGAFDRIIQAGGYISVNTGSAPEAHSVPVPREDAVRAFNVATCIGCGACVAACPNGSASLFMGAKITHLGELPQGQPERDSRVVDMVAQHDAEGFGGCTNIGECTAACPKEIPLDVISRLNWDLHQAMRHGH encoded by the coding sequence GTGAAGGTCACCCTCAAGATCTGGCGCCAGCCGGACGCCGCGTCGAAGGGCGCGATGCACACCTACGAGCTCGACGGCGTCTCGGAGGACATGTCCTTCCTCGAGATGCTCGACGTCCTCAACGAGGAGCTCAACGGCAAGGGCGAGGACCCGGTCGCGTTCGACTCCGACTGTCGCGAGGGCATCTGCGGCATGTGCGGCCTGATGATCAACGGCGAGGCCCACGGCCCCGAGGTCACCACGACCTGCCAGCTGCACATGCGGTCCTTCAAGGACGGCGACGAGATCGTCATCGAGCCCTGGCGCGCCGACGCCTTCCCGGTCGTCAAGGACCTCGTCGTCGACCGCGGCGCCTTCGACCGGATCATCCAGGCCGGCGGCTACATCTCCGTCAACACCGGCTCCGCCCCCGAGGCCCACTCCGTGCCGGTCCCCCGCGAGGACGCCGTACGCGCCTTCAACGTGGCCACCTGCATCGGCTGCGGCGCCTGCGTCGCCGCCTGCCCCAACGGCTCCGCCTCCCTCTTCATGGGCGCCAAGATCACCCACCTCGGCGAGCTCCCCCAGGGCCAGCCGGAGCGGGACTCCCGCGTCGTCGACATGGTCGCCCAGCACGACGCCGAGGGCTTCGGTGGCTGCACGAACATCGGCGAGTGCACCGCCGCCTGCCCCAAGGAGATCCCGCTCGACGTGATCTCCCGCCTCAACTGGGACCTGCACCAGGCCATGCGCCACGGCCACTGA
- a CDS encoding succinate dehydrogenase/fumarate reductase iron-sulfur subunit: MGYDLKMRVWRGDQDGGDLADYTVEVSEGEVVLDALHRLQATQTGDLAIRWNCKAGKCGSCSAEINGRPKLLCMTRLSDFEPTETITVTPMRAFPVIRDLVTDVSFNYEKAKELPYAELPPRDADGKRRMAQIDVERSQEFRKCIECFLCQDTCHVVRDHEDNKPAFAGPRFFLRYAELDMHPLDTHDRRALAQGAAGLGMCNITKCCTEVCPEGIKITDNAIIPMKERVVDRKYDPLVWLGSKIGLRNKDNDGRTEV; this comes from the coding sequence ATGGGCTACGACCTGAAGATGCGCGTCTGGCGCGGCGACCAGGACGGCGGCGACCTCGCCGACTACACCGTCGAGGTGTCCGAGGGCGAGGTCGTCCTCGACGCGCTCCACCGGCTCCAGGCCACGCAGACCGGCGACCTGGCGATCCGGTGGAACTGCAAGGCCGGCAAGTGCGGCTCCTGCTCGGCCGAGATCAACGGCCGGCCCAAGCTGCTGTGCATGACCCGGCTGTCCGACTTCGAGCCGACCGAGACGATCACGGTCACCCCGATGCGGGCGTTCCCGGTCATACGCGACCTCGTCACGGACGTCTCGTTCAACTACGAGAAGGCCAAGGAGCTGCCGTACGCCGAGCTCCCGCCGCGCGACGCCGACGGCAAGCGGCGGATGGCGCAGATCGACGTCGAGCGGAGCCAGGAGTTCCGCAAGTGCATCGAGTGCTTCCTGTGCCAGGACACCTGCCACGTCGTCCGCGACCACGAGGACAACAAGCCCGCCTTCGCCGGACCGCGCTTCTTCCTGCGGTACGCCGAGCTCGACATGCACCCCCTCGACACCCACGACCGACGGGCGCTCGCCCAGGGCGCCGCCGGCCTCGGGATGTGCAACATCACCAAGTGCTGCACCGAGGTGTGCCCCGAGGGCATCAAGATCACCGACAACGCGATCATCCCGATGAAGGAGCGCGTGGTCGACCGCAAGTACGACCCGCTGGTCTGGCTGGGCAGCAAGATCGGGCTGCGCAACAAGGACAACGACGGGCGGACCGAGGTCTAG
- a CDS encoding succinate dehydrogenase cytochrome b subunit, with protein MATTTLVRGARASRSTITLKLLMAGSGIIFIGFVLLHMYGNLKAFSGHDAYNEYAEHLRILGEPMVPREGALWIIRSVLIVSLVVHVASAAALWKRAKRARSTQYVVKKNKASSLSSRTMRWGGLTLLLFIIWHLINFTIGKVNVQGGSTNDPYNLLVDTFDTWWMTLIYLAAMLTLAMHLHHGVWSSAQTLGLTNNARARRNAKSLGWIVAIVIAGGFSLVPIFVLAGVITK; from the coding sequence GTGGCAACGACGACGCTGGTCAGGGGAGCGCGCGCATCGCGTTCGACCATCACCCTCAAGCTCCTGATGGCCGGCAGCGGCATCATCTTCATCGGGTTCGTGCTCCTGCACATGTACGGCAACCTCAAGGCCTTCTCCGGCCACGACGCCTACAACGAGTACGCCGAGCACCTCCGGATCCTCGGCGAGCCGATGGTGCCCCGCGAGGGCGCCCTCTGGATCATCCGGTCGGTCCTGATCGTGTCGCTGGTCGTGCACGTCGCCTCGGCGGCCGCGCTGTGGAAGCGCGCCAAGCGCGCCCGCAGCACGCAGTACGTCGTGAAGAAGAACAAGGCCTCCAGCCTGTCCTCGCGGACCATGCGCTGGGGCGGGCTCACGCTGCTGCTCTTCATCATCTGGCACCTGATCAACTTCACGATCGGCAAGGTCAACGTGCAGGGCGGGTCGACCAACGACCCGTACAACCTGCTCGTCGACACCTTCGACACCTGGTGGATGACGCTCATCTACCTCGCCGCGATGCTGACCCTCGCGATGCACCTGCACCACGGGGTGTGGAGCTCGGCGCAGACCCTCGGCCTCACCAACAACGCCCGCGCCCGACGCAACGCGAAGAGCCTCGGCTGGATCGTCGCCATCGTCATCGCCGGTGGCTTCTCGCTCGTGCCGATCTTCGTCCTCGCCGGCGTCATCACCAAGTAG